The DNA segment CTTGCCGTCGTACGTGCCGTTCACCAGCAGGTACTTGGAGTGCACCCCGATCCCGGTGGGACCGTCGTCGCACTCGACGCGCTGCGCGAGCCTCCCGGAGACGATCTTCTCCACGCTCGGCGGCAGGTGCGGCGTGCCGTTCGGGTCGGTGTGCCCGTCGAAGGCCAGCCTGACGGTGCAGCCCGCGCTCTGCAGGTCGACGAGCTTCTGCGCCACCTGCGTCCGCGTGAAGGCGAACATCGCGACCCGTATCTGCGTGCCGCCCGCGCACCCCACGTTGTCCAGGATCAGCTTGACGGTGTCCGTGCTCGGGTCGGTCGTGGGCGTCGTGCCGGACTTCTCGTGGCGCGGGAAGAAGTAGTCCTTGTAGGGGCCGCTGGTGGTGGACTTGTAGTAGTCCGTGAGGCCGTTCGCGGCGGTGCCGTACTTCACCAGGTCGCCGAAGTACGCCACGTAGCTGGCGTACAGGGTCGCGTCGGACAGCGTCACCGCGTTGTTGAAGAGGTCGGTGCGCTGGGTGCTCGTCATGTTCGCCGAGGTCTGCACGACCACGTTGCTCTCGCCGTCCACCTGCGAGAACAGGAAGAACTTGTTGTGGTTGATACCGCCGCGGTCGGCGATGCAGGCCCGGCCGGCGGGACAGGCCAGCACCCAGGACGGCTTCGACCGGTCCGTGCCGAGGCCCTGCTGGAGCGTCGGGTACTCGGTGCCGTCCAGGCCCAGCGTGTAGTGGTCCACGACGACCTTCACCGCGACGCCGCGCGCCGCCGCGGCCACCAGCGCGTCGGCGACCGGGTCGTCCGTGAACCCGTACATCGACACGCGTATCTCGGCACCGGCGGCGGTGTCGTCGATCAGCCCGAGGACGTAGTCGCGTATCCGGCTCTGGTCGGTGTCCGTGCCGGCCGGGTCGTTGAAGACGGCGGGCGTGATCGCGTCCGCCGCGGCCCGCGCGTTCGAGGGCCAGGCCAGCAGGGCGGCCGGCAGGAGTGCCGTGGCGAGTAAGAGGCGCCAGGCGGTGGGTCTCTGCACTGATGTGCTCCCTTCGGGGTCGGGCCTCCGGGACGACGACCGCTTCGGTGACGCGCGTAGCGCGACGCGGGCGCCGGCGGGCCCGGGGGCCTCGGCTGGAATGGCAACGGAGTCTCTCAGCTCGCGCGGGCCGCGGGAACAGCACGGCGACGGGTGGGAGACCGCGCTCCGGTTCGCACCCGGTGCCTGCGCCGCCGAGGCGGAATGGTTTGCTGATATCACCCACACGAGGCAATAAGGGGAGAACATGGATCTGGGACTGGCCGGACGGCGTGCCGTCGTCACCGGCGGAAGCCGGGGCATCGGGTTCGCGGTGGGCCGTGCGCTCGCCGCGGAGGGCGCGGCCGTGGCCCTGGTGGCGCGGAACGCCCAGGGCGTCAAGGAGCAGGCGGACCGGCTGAGCGCGGAGACGGGTGCACAGGTGATCGGCATAGCGGCCGACACCGGTGACGACGCCTCCGTCTCCGCGATGGCCGAGGCCGCGTTCGGCGGGCTCGGCGGCGTGGACATCCTGGTCAACAACGCGGCGGCCATCATGACCGCGGTGTCCGGGGAAGACCACCTGGAGGAGCAGCTCAACGTCAAGGTCCGCGGCTACCTGCGCTGCATCCGGGCCCTCACCCCGGGGATGGCCGAGCGGGGCTGGGGACGGGTGGTCAACATAGCCGGACTCGCCGCACGCCACTCGGGCTCCGTGACGGGCTCGATCCGCAACGTCGCCGTCGCCGCCATGACCAAGAACCTGGCCGACGAGCTCGGCCCCCAGGGGATCAACGTGACGGTGGTGCATCCCGGAGCCACGCGCACCGAATCCATGCTCCAGGCCGTCGAGGAACGGGCGGCGGCGGCCGGGCTCAGCCCTGCGGACGTGGAGCGGCAGTTCGCGGAGTCCGTCTCCATAGGTCGCCTGGTGGAGCCGGAGGAGGTGGCGTCGGTGGTCGCCTTCCTCGCGAGCCCGCTCAGCGTCGCGATCAACGGCGACGCGGTGTCCGCGGGCGGTGGGGCGAAGGGCGCGATCCACTAC comes from the Streptomyces sp. TS71-3 genome and includes:
- a CDS encoding phospholipase D-like domain-containing protein codes for the protein MQRPTAWRLLLATALLPAALLAWPSNARAAADAITPAVFNDPAGTDTDQSRIRDYVLGLIDDTAAGAEIRVSMYGFTDDPVADALVAAAARGVAVKVVVDHYTLGLDGTEYPTLQQGLGTDRSKPSWVLACPAGRACIADRGGINHNKFFLFSQVDGESNVVVQTSANMTSTQRTDLFNNAVTLSDATLYASYVAYFGDLVKYGTAANGLTDYYKSTTSGPYKDYFFPRHEKSGTTPTTDPSTDTVKLILDNVGCAGGTQIRVAMFAFTRTQVAQKLVDLQSAGCTVRLAFDGHTDPNGTPHLPPSVEKIVSGRLAQRVECDDGPTGIGVHSKYLLVNGTYDGKSGRKIVFTGSHNYTYGALRDNDETLLKVDDAAIYDAYEANHVHLMDYCTGS
- a CDS encoding SDR family NAD(P)-dependent oxidoreductase; this encodes MDLGLAGRRAVVTGGSRGIGFAVGRALAAEGAAVALVARNAQGVKEQADRLSAETGAQVIGIAADTGDDASVSAMAEAAFGGLGGVDILVNNAAAIMTAVSGEDHLEEQLNVKVRGYLRCIRALTPGMAERGWGRVVNIAGLAARHSGSVTGSIRNVAVAAMTKNLADELGPQGINVTVVHPGATRTESMLQAVEERAAAAGLSPADVERQFAESVSIGRLVEPEEVASVVAFLASPLSVAINGDAVSAGGGAKGAIHY